A genomic stretch from Candidatus Nealsonbacteria bacterium includes:
- a CDS encoding Ig domain-containing protein, giving the protein MKKTFFLILFFTFLLALLSGTGVFAGDLRIITDGRLPDGTFGVEYNQQLQARGGTLPYTWGLMDGKLPPGLMIHPTFGRIIGTPTEDGVVKTHTFRVSVVDGRGTIANSRRLSIFISIPQLMITNLPPDGRFPEKGFVGKNFEFTFQAEGGIPPYTWKNIPGEDVTCWNPFANIGLQLSEDGKLTGILSRIASPHCSRIKVTGRIKEDALTNIARTNIRIDVEHIPLIITTKTLPSGEVGREYRATLSAVGGRELPYSWRLVGDLPDGLSLTTDGIISGRPTKEGTFDFTIVCRDARKEETTKPFSIKIKPPAPGDPAPGDPALGDPATGDPAPGDPAPGIPGLITFPNPLGARTFEELINALVNFVFWVTIVLAPLMIIISGFYFVTALGDPKKIETGKNIIVWTVVAVIVVLLARGLIALLRGILGAP; this is encoded by the coding sequence ATGAAAAAAACATTTTTTTTAATTTTATTTTTCACATTTTTATTAGCTTTATTATCAGGGACTGGGGTCTTTGCTGGTGATTTAAGAATTATAACTGATGGGCGGCTACCCGACGGGACTTTCGGAGTAGAATATAACCAACAACTACAAGCGCGGGGAGGTACCCTTCCTTACACATGGGGTTTAATGGACGGGAAGCTTCCGCCCGGCCTTATGATACATCCTACTTTTGGGAGAATTATAGGAACGCCAACAGAAGATGGAGTAGTAAAAACCCATACTTTTAGAGTGAGTGTCGTAGACGGTCGTGGTACTATTGCTAATAGTAGGCGTCTTTCTATTTTTATATCGATACCACAACTTATGATTACTAACCTCCCTCCCGATGGTAGGTTTCCAGAGAAAGGGTTTGTAGGAAAGAATTTTGAATTTACTTTTCAAGCCGAGGGCGGAATCCCTCCTTATACATGGAAAAATATCCCGGGGGAGGATGTTACGTGTTGGAATCCGTTTGCTAATATAGGGCTTCAACTTTCTGAAGATGGGAAACTTACGGGAATACTATCAAGAATAGCCAGCCCGCATTGTTCTAGAATAAAAGTTACTGGCAGAATCAAAGAGGATGCTCTTACAAACATTGCTAGGACAAATATCCGTATTGACGTTGAGCACATCCCTTTAATAATTACTACAAAAACTCTCCCTTCAGGAGAAGTTGGTAGAGAATATCGCGCAACGCTTTCAGCTGTTGGCGGCAGAGAGCTTCCCTATTCGTGGAGACTTGTCGGGGATCTTCCAGATGGTCTTAGTCTTACTACAGACGGAATAATTAGCGGGAGACCAACCAAAGAGGGGACTTTTGATTTTACTATAGTGTGTAGAGATGCTAGAAAAGAAGAGACCACTAAACCATTTTCAATTAAAATTAAACCCCCTGCCCCTGGGGATCCAGCTCCTGGGGATCCAGCCCTTGGGGATCCAGCCACTGGGGATCCAGCCCCTGGGGATCCAGCCCCTGGCATTCCCGGGCTAATTACTTTTCCAAACCCCTTAGGGGCAAGGACTTTTGAGGAGCTGATTAATGCTTTGGTCAATTTTGTTTTCTGGGTAACTATTGTTTTAGCGCCCTTAATGATAATTATCAGCGGTTTTTATTTTGTGACCGCTCTTGGAGATCCGAAAAAAATTGAAACAGGTAAAAATATTATTGTCTGGACCGTCGTAGCCGTAATAGTTGTTCTTTTAGCCAGAGGGTTGATAGCGCTTTTAAGGGGGATTTTAGGCGCCCCTTAA